The Streptomyces sp. NBC_00510 genomic interval ACCTGGGCCTGGGGCATCCAGAAGGCGAGCAAGCACCAGGACGACGCGGCGAAGTTCGTGGCCTGGGCGTCCGGCAAGGGCTACGAGGAACTCGTCGGCAAGAAGCTCGGCTGGGCCCGCGTCCCGGCGGGCAAGCGCACCTCCACGTACGCGAACGCGGACTACCTGAAGGTTGCGGGCCCCTTCGCCAAGGCCACCGAGGAGGCCATCGCCGGGGCCGACCCGCGCGACCCGGGCGTCCAGCCGCGGCCGACGCTCGGCATCCAGTTCGTCGACATCCCCGAGTTCCCGGACCTCGGCACCAAGGTCTCGCAGGAGATCGCTTCCGCGATCGCCGGGCGCACCTCGGTGGACGCGGCGCTGGACAAGGCCCAGCAACTCGCGGAGAAGGTCGCCGCCCAGTACCGGAACGGGTGATTCGGCCATGACCGGTACGTCGAGCGCCGTCACGGAGGAGGTGCGCGGCCGGGCATCGGTCCGGGCGGTGGCCGCCCGGACCGCGGGCCCCGGCCGGGCCGCCGCGTGGGCCCGGCGCGCGCCCCTGATGCCGGCGCTGGTCTTCATGGTGGTCGTCACCCAGCTGCCCTTCGTGGCCACGCTGGTGATCTCCTTCATGGACTGGAACGCCCTCTACCCCGACCGGCGCGGCTTCACCGGACTGACCAACTACGCCGACGTGTTCGGCGACGCCGACCTGCGGGCGTCCGTCCTGACCACCGTCTGGCTCACGGCCGGCGTCGTCCTGGTCAGCCTCGTGCTGGGGCTGGGCCTGGCGCTGCTGCTGGACCGGCGCTTCCGCGGCCGCGGGCTGGTGCGGACCCTGCTGATCGCGCCGTTCCTGGTGGTGCCGGTCGCCTCGGCGCTGCTGTGGAAGCACGCCCTCTACAACCCCGAGTACGGACTGTTCAACGGCGCCCTCACCTGGCTGTGGCAGCTGTTCGGCAGCGAACGCCCGCCGCAGCCGGACTGGATCACCTCGATGCCG includes:
- a CDS encoding sugar ABC transporter permease; the protein is MTGTSSAVTEEVRGRASVRAVAARTAGPGRAAAWARRAPLMPALVFMVVVTQLPFVATLVISFMDWNALYPDRRGFTGLTNYADVFGDADLRASVLTTVWLTAGVVLVSLVLGLGLALLLDRRFRGRGLVRTLLIAPFLVVPVASALLWKHALYNPEYGLFNGALTWLWQLFGSERPPQPDWITSMPLGAVGASLVWQWTPFMMLILLAGLQSRSTEAVEAARVDGANAWQVFRFLTLPHLRRYLELAALLGSVYVVQNFDAVFTLTSGGLGTANLPYTIYESFYKAHDYGRASAAGVVVVAGTIVVATLALRLVSTLLKEESS